One window of the Azospirillum sp. TSH58 genome contains the following:
- a CDS encoding GntR family transcriptional regulator, whose amino-acid sequence MKAAVRPASVRPSAAEGPRFQEILDALRADIADGRVGVGERLPTEQELCLRFSASRYTVREALRRLQDLGLIARRQGSGSVVTAARPDGRFHNTLSSLAEIGQYASSTRLEVLAVEKILVEGRTAELLRSPPDTPWVRVVALRRQPGERTPLCYTEVFLPAAFDDVAQAIGTFPVAVYAVLESRYGLRIEEVVQSIEATSADANLASRLSVEVGTPILVVIRHYLDAEGNALEVAVSSHAAGRYRYEMTLQRSG is encoded by the coding sequence GTGAAAGCCGCCGTTCGCCCGGCCTCCGTCCGCCCGTCCGCCGCGGAGGGGCCGCGCTTCCAGGAGATCCTGGACGCGCTGCGCGCCGACATCGCGGACGGGCGGGTCGGGGTCGGCGAACGGCTGCCGACCGAGCAGGAGCTGTGCCTGCGCTTCTCCGCCAGCCGCTACACGGTGCGGGAGGCGCTGCGCCGGCTCCAGGATCTCGGGCTGATCGCGCGCCGCCAGGGCTCGGGGTCGGTGGTGACCGCCGCCCGCCCCGACGGGCGGTTCCACAACACGCTGTCCAGCCTCGCGGAGATCGGGCAGTACGCCTCCTCCACCCGGCTGGAGGTGCTGGCGGTGGAGAAGATCCTGGTGGAGGGGCGGACGGCGGAGCTGCTGCGCTCCCCGCCGGACACGCCCTGGGTCCGGGTGGTGGCGCTGCGCCGCCAGCCGGGGGAGCGGACTCCGCTCTGCTACACCGAGGTGTTCCTGCCCGCCGCCTTCGACGACGTGGCCCAGGCCATCGGCACCTTTCCGGTCGCCGTCTACGCGGTGCTGGAAAGCCGCTACGGCCTGCGCATCGAGGAGGTCGTGCAGTCCATCGAGGCCACCTCGGCGGACGCCAACCTGGCGTCGCGCCTGTCGGTGGAGGTCGGCACCCCGATCCTCGTGGTGATCCGCCATTATCTGGACGCCGAAGGAAACGCGCTGGAGGTTGCGGTCAGCAGCCACGCGGCCGGACGATACCGCTATGAAATGACGCTGCAACGATCCGGGTAA
- a CDS encoding amidase: MTDPTSLTLTDAARAVRDGALRAEALADACLDRIARLNPTLNAFLSVEPEEALAAARAADAEARAGRLRGPLHGVPLAHKDMFYRAGKRCTCGSPTIRGDFRPERTATVLERLDAAGAVTLGTLHMAEFAMGPTGHNAHLGRCRNPWDPERITGGSSSGSGAAVAGRLAFGSLGSDTGGSVRLPAALCGVVGLKPTQGATPMDGVMPLSESLDCVGPLARSAEDAATLFSVITGRTDAADAIGQGVEGLRLGIPRQFYYDGLDPAVAAALERARAVLERAGARVVEVDIPDHEPYGDLANLVFTPEAAAVHAPWLRERPQDYGPQVRARLLQGLMVPAASYLQAKQLRALHLRAMIDGPFAQCDALFVPALRSRVPTAAQTDVGAGPAMAAVVAGVAALTRPVSYLGLPALVTPAGFDPDGMPIAMQLIARPQAEATLLRIADAYERAAGWLRRVPQTQAFS, from the coding sequence ATGACCGACCCCACATCGCTGACCCTGACGGACGCCGCGAGGGCGGTCCGCGACGGCGCGCTGCGGGCGGAGGCCCTGGCGGATGCCTGTCTGGACCGCATCGCCCGGCTGAATCCGACGCTCAACGCCTTCCTGTCGGTCGAGCCGGAGGAGGCGCTGGCCGCCGCCCGCGCCGCCGACGCGGAGGCGCGGGCCGGGCGGCTGCGCGGGCCGCTGCACGGCGTGCCGCTGGCCCACAAGGACATGTTCTATCGCGCCGGCAAGCGCTGCACCTGCGGGTCCCCGACGATCCGCGGCGATTTCCGCCCCGAGCGGACGGCCACGGTGCTGGAGCGGCTGGACGCGGCGGGCGCGGTGACGCTCGGCACGCTGCACATGGCGGAGTTCGCCATGGGGCCGACCGGGCACAACGCCCATCTCGGGCGTTGCCGCAACCCCTGGGACCCGGAGCGCATCACCGGCGGTTCCTCCTCCGGCTCCGGGGCGGCGGTGGCGGGGCGGCTGGCCTTCGGCTCGCTGGGCTCGGACACCGGCGGGTCGGTGCGGCTTCCGGCGGCGCTGTGCGGCGTGGTCGGGCTGAAGCCGACGCAGGGGGCGACGCCGATGGACGGCGTGATGCCGCTGTCGGAAAGCCTGGACTGCGTCGGTCCGCTGGCGCGCAGCGCCGAGGACGCGGCGACGCTGTTCTCGGTCATCACCGGGCGGACGGACGCCGCGGACGCCATCGGCCAGGGGGTCGAGGGGCTGCGGCTGGGCATCCCGCGCCAGTTCTACTACGACGGCCTGGACCCCGCCGTGGCCGCCGCGCTGGAGCGGGCGCGGGCGGTGCTGGAGCGCGCCGGTGCCCGCGTCGTGGAGGTGGACATCCCCGACCACGAGCCCTACGGCGACCTCGCCAACCTCGTCTTCACGCCGGAGGCGGCGGCCGTCCATGCGCCCTGGCTGCGCGAGCGTCCGCAGGACTACGGCCCGCAGGTGCGCGCCCGGCTTCTCCAGGGGCTGATGGTGCCGGCGGCCTCCTACCTCCAGGCGAAGCAACTGCGCGCGCTTCATCTCCGGGCGATGATCGACGGCCCCTTCGCCCAGTGCGACGCGCTGTTCGTCCCCGCCCTGCGCAGCCGCGTGCCGACCGCCGCCCAGACCGACGTGGGGGCCGGGCCGGCGATGGCCGCGGTGGTCGCCGGGGTGGCGGCGCTGACCCGCCCGGTCTCCTACCTCGGCCTGCCGGCGCTCGTCACGCCCGCCGGATTCGATCCGGACGGGATGCCGATCGCCATGCAGCTCATCGCCCGCCCGCAGGCGGAAGCCACGCTGCTGCGCATCGCCGACGCCTACGAGCGCGCCGCCGGCTGGCTGCGCCGCGTCCCCCAGACACAGGCCTTCTCGTGA
- a CDS encoding TRAP transporter small permease, whose protein sequence is MTSVSPHTQAAASPADAASSPGRGLPGWWSFIEDRILLNVATILMMAAIGFMFYEASSRSLLSESHWWAEELVRFLVVWSVLLSLGVGTRHGHYIRMDLLLNMMPHRVRLAFAWLNSLIGLAFSVLLVIAGYQEVTHLQAIGMFTESNLDLPLWTVRLVLPLGGVLYGFAFVGNIILLLRGHDPDPPAEGENL, encoded by the coding sequence ATGACGTCCGTGTCGCCGCACACCCAGGCGGCGGCGTCTCCGGCGGACGCCGCTTCGTCACCGGGCCGCGGCTTGCCGGGCTGGTGGAGCTTCATCGAGGACCGCATCCTCCTGAACGTCGCCACCATCCTGATGATGGCGGCCATCGGCTTCATGTTCTACGAGGCGTCCAGCCGCTCCCTCCTGTCGGAAAGCCATTGGTGGGCGGAGGAGCTTGTCCGCTTCCTGGTGGTGTGGAGCGTCCTGCTGTCGCTGGGCGTCGGCACGCGCCACGGCCATTACATCCGCATGGACCTGCTGCTGAACATGATGCCGCACCGGGTGCGGCTGGCCTTCGCCTGGCTCAACAGCCTGATCGGGCTGGCCTTCAGCGTGCTTCTGGTGATCGCCGGGTACCAGGAGGTCACGCATCTCCAGGCCATCGGCATGTTCACCGAGTCCAACCTCGACCTGCCGCTGTGGACGGTCCGGCTGGTGCTGCCGCTGGGCGGGGTGCTCTACGGCTTCGCCTTCGTCGGCAACATCATCCTGCTGCTGCGTGGCCACGACCCCGATCCGCCCGCCGAGGGCGAGAATCTCTGA
- a CDS encoding TRAP transporter large permease, with translation MTTIIAVVSLLFFVAAGVHIALALGVIAVGLLTFNFNIPVVLVAQMAWDSVDKYALVCIPFFIFAGNLMSRGNLALVILELVGTIIRYFRGGIALALAMSSVFFAAVNGSSVACAVALGPAAVKLMPKEGYPPRFAASLVAVCGTLGLMIPPSLTFILIGSIVGLPITDLFIAGIVPGLFEAFLLAVTTLIVSRLKGYGHVGERPDWKGFGQRLPGAAGALMMPVLIIGTIYMGWFTPTEVSALAAIYAVVLVTVVYRTANLVAVWETARESVLQTVMIYGVLLGSGLLTAVLTRLGLSAELTAMLKEAQVSPFEFLLAVNLLLLVIGMFLDGVSMIVLLAPILFPMAQAVGVNPIHFAVIMTALVEVATLTPPVGLNLFVMSRITKMPLHSIVKGVLPFYGMRVVALVAINAFPALSLVLLT, from the coding sequence ATGACCACCATCATCGCCGTCGTCAGCCTGCTGTTCTTCGTGGCGGCGGGCGTGCACATCGCGCTGGCGCTGGGCGTCATCGCGGTCGGCCTGCTGACCTTCAACTTCAACATCCCGGTCGTCCTGGTTGCGCAGATGGCCTGGGATTCGGTCGACAAATACGCGCTGGTCTGCATCCCGTTCTTCATCTTCGCCGGCAACCTGATGTCGCGCGGCAACCTCGCGCTGGTCATCCTGGAACTGGTCGGGACGATCATCCGCTACTTCCGCGGCGGCATCGCGCTGGCGCTGGCCATGTCCAGCGTGTTCTTCGCGGCGGTCAACGGCTCGTCGGTGGCCTGCGCCGTGGCGCTCGGCCCGGCGGCGGTGAAGCTGATGCCGAAAGAGGGCTATCCGCCCCGCTTCGCCGCCTCGCTGGTGGCGGTCTGCGGCACGCTGGGTCTGATGATCCCGCCGTCGCTGACCTTCATCCTGATCGGCTCCATCGTCGGCCTGCCGATCACCGACCTGTTCATCGCCGGCATCGTGCCCGGCCTGTTCGAGGCGTTCCTGCTCGCCGTCACCACGCTGATCGTCAGCCGGCTCAAGGGCTACGGCCATGTCGGCGAGCGTCCGGACTGGAAGGGCTTCGGCCAGCGCCTGCCGGGTGCCGCCGGGGCGCTGATGATGCCGGTGCTCATCATCGGCACGATCTACATGGGCTGGTTCACCCCGACCGAGGTGTCGGCGCTGGCTGCCATCTACGCGGTCGTGCTGGTGACGGTGGTCTACCGCACCGCCAACCTCGTCGCGGTGTGGGAGACGGCGCGGGAGTCGGTGCTCCAGACCGTGATGATCTACGGCGTGCTGCTCGGCTCCGGCCTGCTGACCGCGGTGCTGACCCGCCTCGGCCTGTCCGCCGAGCTGACCGCGATGCTGAAGGAGGCCCAGGTCTCCCCCTTCGAATTCCTGCTGGCGGTCAACCTGCTGCTGCTCGTCATCGGCATGTTCCTGGACGGCGTGTCGATGATCGTGCTGCTGGCGCCGATCCTGTTCCCAATGGCGCAGGCGGTGGGGGTGAACCCGATCCACTTCGCCGTCATCATGACCGCGCTGGTGGAGGTGGCGACCCTGACCCCGCCGGTCGGCCTGAACCTGTTCGTGATGAGCCGCATCACCAAGATGCCGCTCCATTCCATCGTGAAGGGGGTGCTGCCCTTCTACGGGATGCGGGTGGTGGCGCTGGTCGCCATCAACGCCTTCCCGGCCCTGTCGCTGGTCCTGCTGACGTAA
- a CDS encoding GntR family transcriptional regulator, whose protein sequence is MSEEADSLKDSSGAAERAETPLYQEIVRTLLEEIDAGTYAVGDRLPTEQELCSRFAVSRHTVREALRRLQEMGYILRRQGSGSVLAARRADGRFVNSISSLDELVQYATSTRLEILSVDRIIVEEELAGRLGCRPDTQWFRVSALRRTRETSEPFSYVEVYIDAAFSDVVRNLEVVQYAIYTVLEQRYGVRIAEVMQDIEAAPASLNVASRLHVPPQSPILVITRRYFTDDGRLVEIAVNTHPGAGFRYTMSLQRR, encoded by the coding sequence ATGTCGGAAGAAGCGGACAGCCTGAAGGACAGCAGCGGCGCGGCGGAGCGGGCGGAAACCCCGCTCTACCAGGAGATCGTCCGCACTTTGCTGGAGGAGATCGACGCCGGCACCTACGCCGTCGGCGACCGCCTGCCGACCGAGCAGGAGCTGTGCAGCCGCTTCGCCGTCAGCCGCCACACGGTGCGCGAGGCGCTGCGCCGGCTTCAGGAGATGGGCTACATCCTGCGCCGCCAGGGATCGGGATCGGTCCTGGCGGCGCGCCGCGCCGACGGGCGCTTCGTCAATTCGATCAGTTCCCTGGACGAGCTGGTGCAGTACGCCACCTCGACCCGGCTGGAAATCCTCTCGGTGGACCGCATCATCGTGGAGGAGGAGCTGGCCGGCCGGCTGGGCTGCCGCCCGGACACGCAGTGGTTCCGCGTCAGCGCGCTGCGCCGCACCCGCGAGACGTCGGAGCCCTTCTCCTACGTCGAGGTCTACATCGACGCCGCCTTTTCCGACGTGGTGCGCAACCTGGAGGTGGTGCAGTACGCCATCTATACGGTGCTTGAGCAGCGCTACGGCGTCCGCATCGCCGAGGTGATGCAGGACATCGAGGCCGCCCCGGCCAGCCTGAACGTCGCCTCGCGCCTGCACGTCCCGCCGCAGTCGCCGATCCTCGTCATCACCCGCCGCTATTTCACCGACGACGGCCGTCTGGTGGAGATCGCCGTCAACACCCATCCGGGCGCCGGTTTCCGCTACACCATGTCCCTGCAGCGGCGCTGA
- a CDS encoding helix-turn-helix transcriptional regulator, which translates to MNVKDVIAGLGALAQEHRLAAFRELVQQGPDGLPAGVLAERLGLAPATLSFHLSQLSNAGLVASRRQGRLIIYSVDVGRFQALLGFLTENCCQGNADLCQPRPGGGCPAGD; encoded by the coding sequence ATGAACGTCAAGGATGTCATCGCCGGGCTGGGAGCGCTGGCGCAGGAGCACCGGCTGGCCGCGTTCCGGGAACTGGTGCAGCAGGGGCCGGACGGGCTGCCGGCGGGCGTGCTGGCGGAGCGGCTGGGCCTCGCCCCGGCGACCCTGTCGTTCCATCTCTCGCAATTGAGCAACGCCGGGCTCGTCGCGTCGCGCCGCCAGGGCCGGCTGATCATCTACAGCGTCGATGTCGGGCGCTTCCAGGCGCTGCTCGGCTTCCTCACCGAGAATTGCTGCCAGGGCAACGCGGACCTCTGCCAGCCGCGTCCCGGCGGCGGCTGCCCGGCCGGCGACTGA
- the arsC gene encoding arsenate reductase (glutaredoxin) (This arsenate reductase requires both glutathione and glutaredoxin to convert arsenate to arsenite, after which the efflux transporter formed by ArsA and ArsB can extrude the arsenite from the cell, providing resistance.) encodes MTAITIYHNPDCGTSRNTLALIRNSGAEPAVIEYLKTPPSRAELADLIRRMGVPVRAVLREKGTPYAELGLDDPTLDDDRILDAMIAHPILINRPIVVTPLGVRLCRPSELVLDILPDPQRGAFAKEDGEAVVDGAGRRIGQARRGDGPA; translated from the coding sequence ATGACAGCCATCACCATCTACCACAACCCGGATTGCGGCACCTCGCGCAACACGCTGGCCCTGATCCGCAACAGCGGCGCCGAGCCGGCCGTCATCGAGTATCTGAAGACGCCGCCGAGCCGCGCTGAGCTTGCCGATCTCATCCGCCGCATGGGCGTGCCGGTGCGCGCCGTTCTGCGCGAGAAGGGCACGCCCTACGCGGAGCTTGGCCTGGACGATCCGACGCTCGATGACGACCGGATTCTCGACGCCATGATCGCCCACCCCATCCTCATCAACCGGCCGATCGTGGTGACGCCGCTCGGCGTGCGGCTGTGCCGCCCGTCCGAATTGGTCCTGGACATCCTCCCCGATCCGCAGCGCGGCGCCTTCGCCAAGGAGGACGGCGAGGCGGTGGTGGACGGCGCCGGCCGGCGCATCGGCCAGGCCCGGCGCGGGGACGGACCGGCATGA
- the arsB gene encoding ACR3 family arsenite efflux transporter produces the protein MGLFERYLSVWVALCIVAGIALGSVAPGLFRAIAAAELAQVNLPVAVLIWLMIVPMLLKIDLGALGRVREHWRGVGVTLFINWAVKPFSMALLGSLFIGHLFAPLLPQDQIPSYIAGLILLAAAPCTAMVFVWSNLCEGEPHYTLSQVALNDLIMVFAFAPLVGLLLGVASITVPWGTLLLSVLLYIVIPVVAAQLWRRALLASGGEGALQRTLGVLQPLSLLALLTTLVLLFGFQGEQILAQPLVILLLAVPILIQVYLNAGLAYWLSRRFGVAWCVAAPAALIGASNFFELAVAAAISLFGLGSGAALATVVGVLVEVPVMLSVVRIVKRTRGWYERGDTAGQG, from the coding sequence ATGGGCCTGTTCGAGCGCTACCTCAGCGTCTGGGTGGCCCTGTGCATCGTCGCGGGCATCGCGCTCGGCTCCGTGGCGCCGGGCCTGTTCCGGGCGATCGCGGCGGCGGAGCTGGCCCAGGTCAACCTGCCGGTGGCGGTGCTGATCTGGCTGATGATCGTGCCGATGCTGCTGAAGATCGACCTCGGCGCGCTGGGGCGGGTGAGGGAGCATTGGCGCGGCGTCGGCGTGACGCTGTTCATCAACTGGGCGGTCAAGCCCTTCTCCATGGCGCTCCTGGGCAGCCTGTTCATCGGCCATCTGTTCGCGCCGCTGCTGCCGCAGGACCAGATTCCCTCCTACATCGCCGGGCTGATCCTGCTGGCGGCGGCGCCCTGCACGGCCATGGTCTTCGTCTGGTCGAACCTGTGCGAGGGGGAGCCGCACTACACGCTGAGCCAGGTGGCGCTGAACGACCTCATCATGGTCTTCGCCTTCGCGCCGCTGGTCGGCCTGCTGCTCGGCGTCGCCTCGATCACCGTGCCGTGGGGCACGCTGCTGCTGTCGGTGCTGCTCTACATCGTCATCCCCGTGGTGGCGGCCCAGCTGTGGCGGCGCGCCCTGCTGGCGTCGGGCGGCGAGGGCGCGCTGCAACGGACGCTGGGCGTCCTTCAGCCGCTGTCGCTTCTCGCCCTGCTGACCACGCTGGTCCTGCTGTTCGGCTTCCAGGGCGAGCAGATCCTGGCGCAGCCACTGGTCATCCTGCTGCTGGCCGTGCCGATCCTGATCCAGGTCTATCTCAACGCGGGGCTGGCCTACTGGCTGTCCCGCCGGTTCGGCGTGGCCTGGTGCGTCGCCGCTCCGGCGGCGCTGATCGGGGCGTCGAACTTCTTCGAGCTGGCGGTGGCCGCCGCCATCAGCCTGTTCGGGCTGGGCTCCGGCGCCGCGCTGGCCACCGTGGTCGGCGTGCTGGTCGAGGTGCCGGTGATGCTGTCGGTGGTCCGGATCGTGAAGCGGACCCGTGGCTGGTACGAGCGCGGGGACACCGCCGGACAAGGGTAA
- a CDS encoding ABC transporter permease: MTAVRSLAGRAGLLLAAALAVPLALAAFLLPLDPSAMDLGQAWAGPSAAHPLGCDGLGRDVAARLIAGTGTSFAIAGLALALAVGLGVASGGVAGWIGGRTDAVVLRLADLLHGFPELSLAIVASALLGPGTEAMVLTLALAAWPSQVRWCRALALSNRTAEHVRASAALGAGPLHTVRRHLLPAVAGPVAIRAALSIGPAMVAEATLSGLGLGIQEPAVSLGTLIRDGLAALRDAPHLIAATTVTVAAVALAVNLLAEGLREGLDPRR, encoded by the coding sequence GTGACCGCGGTCCGTTCCCTCGCCGGGCGCGCCGGGTTGCTGCTCGCGGCGGCGTTGGCGGTGCCGCTGGCCCTGGCCGCCTTTCTGCTGCCGCTCGACCCGTCCGCCATGGATCTCGGGCAGGCCTGGGCCGGGCCGTCCGCCGCCCATCCGCTGGGGTGCGACGGGCTGGGCCGCGACGTCGCCGCCCGGCTGATCGCCGGGACGGGAACCTCCTTCGCCATCGCCGGGCTGGCGCTCGCCCTGGCGGTGGGGCTCGGCGTCGCATCGGGCGGGGTGGCGGGCTGGATTGGCGGGCGCACGGACGCCGTGGTCCTGCGGCTGGCCGACCTGCTGCACGGCTTTCCCGAGCTGTCGCTCGCCATCGTCGCGTCCGCGCTGCTGGGGCCGGGCACGGAGGCCATGGTGCTGACGCTCGCCCTGGCGGCGTGGCCCTCGCAGGTCCGCTGGTGCCGGGCGCTGGCCCTGTCGAACCGGACCGCCGAGCATGTGCGGGCCTCCGCCGCCCTCGGCGCGGGGCCGCTGCACACCGTCCGCCGTCATCTGCTGCCGGCGGTCGCCGGGCCGGTGGCCATTCGCGCCGCCCTGTCCATCGGCCCGGCCATGGTGGCGGAGGCGACGCTGAGCGGCCTGGGGCTGGGCATCCAGGAGCCGGCGGTGTCGCTGGGCACCCTGATCCGCGACGGGCTGGCCGCCCTGCGCGACGCCCCCCACCTGATCGCCGCGACGACCGTCACCGTCGCCGCCGTCGCGCTGGCCGTCAACCTGCTGGCCGAGGGGCTGCGCGAGGGCCTCGACCCGCGGCGGTGA
- a CDS encoding ABC transporter permease: MTRRLPGLLLLAGAAVLASFLASHALPGDPVMLMVDGRAADPEMIRRLRENAGLDQPLAVQFLSYTLGLLRGDLGQSLRYGGVPVTALLGEALPVTLGLMAGASALALPLGLALGLAAADVRRAWPGTALTIGSVLALSVPPLALATWLMLAGSGTAPWAVAALALPAAAMIARLTRTQLMEVLERDFIRTARAKGLGRAALLLRHALPNALVPLAAAVGSVAGTILTTTAAVESVFALPGIGRLTVQAVLARDHTVAGAAVLVFVLLQVAISLTAELLIGLADPRLRDAAEAP; the protein is encoded by the coding sequence TTGACCCGGCGCCTGCCCGGTCTTCTTCTTCTGGCCGGAGCCGCCGTGCTGGCGAGCTTCCTGGCGTCCCACGCCCTTCCCGGCGACCCGGTCATGCTGATGGTCGATGGGCGCGCCGCGGACCCGGAGATGATCCGCCGGCTGCGGGAAAACGCCGGGCTGGACCAGCCTCTGGCCGTTCAATTCCTGTCCTACACGCTGGGCCTGCTGCGCGGCGACCTCGGCCAATCGCTGCGCTACGGCGGCGTTCCGGTGACGGCGCTGCTGGGCGAGGCCCTGCCGGTGACGCTGGGGCTGATGGCGGGCGCGTCGGCGCTCGCCCTGCCCCTCGGCCTCGCGCTGGGGCTCGCCGCGGCCGATGTCCGGCGGGCATGGCCGGGCACGGCCCTCACCATCGGATCGGTGCTGGCCCTGTCGGTGCCGCCGCTGGCGCTGGCGACGTGGCTGATGCTGGCGGGGTCCGGAACCGCGCCCTGGGCGGTGGCGGCGCTGGCCCTGCCGGCGGCGGCGATGATCGCCCGCCTGACGCGGACCCAGCTGATGGAGGTGCTGGAACGAGACTTCATCCGCACCGCCCGCGCCAAGGGGCTGGGCCGGGCCGCCCTTCTGCTGCGCCACGCCCTGCCGAACGCCCTGGTGCCGCTGGCGGCGGCGGTCGGTTCGGTGGCCGGGACGATCCTCACCACCACGGCGGCGGTGGAAAGCGTCTTCGCCCTGCCGGGGATCGGGCGGCTGACCGTCCAGGCGGTGCTGGCCCGCGACCACACGGTGGCGGGGGCCGCCGTCCTGGTCTTCGTCCTGCTGCAGGTCGCCATCAGCCTGACCGCCGAGCTGCTGATCGGCCTCGCCGATCCACGGCTGCGCGACGCTGCGGAGGCGCCGTGA
- a CDS encoding ABC transporter substrate-binding protein: MPLPAALRTLLTLLAIMAGVCSAAFPAMAGTLRAGLSDDLTTIDPFVFPGLVSSGVLRQVYEGFTAIDAAGNAVPALATRWETPDGGRTWRFTLRPDARFHSGRAFTAADVLWTWEQHLTRKPQPGYSAFYLRGVEGAAALQQGTAAALTGVTIPDPHTLVVRLTEPDALFPLYPFLFVDRGMEAEFGPAWHERASGGTGPFRLTSWRRGESVRLEAHAAYWGGAPAVDAVALAVLPDINTLLARYDAGDLDVAPLPDNAVRTVVRQPRYDGQIKAFARAQVRHLALNQDLYPPFRDRRVREAVGLALDRVATVNGLHAGRAELTNGFVTPGLGGYQPDAVPLPPTDPGRAKALLAEAGHAGGRGLPPLQIAGGPNVREEATYFAAQLTAVLGIPVGVRIQERAAFVAAINEGREALFINGWTADFPDPMDQLATQWHSASPTNRIHWRNADFDRLVERARGLADPAARNALYREAEALLRDQAVALPLPVPQFVALVRPGVTGVVIRPDGTTDYHAARLP, translated from the coding sequence ATGCCTCTGCCCGCCGCCCTCCGCACGCTTCTGACCCTTCTGGCCATCATGGCCGGCGTTTGCAGCGCCGCGTTTCCGGCCATGGCGGGAACCTTGCGGGCCGGCCTGTCCGACGATCTGACGACGATCGATCCGTTCGTCTTTCCCGGACTGGTCTCGTCGGGCGTCCTGCGGCAGGTCTATGAGGGCTTCACCGCCATCGACGCCGCCGGCAACGCCGTTCCGGCGCTGGCCACCCGCTGGGAAACGCCGGACGGCGGACGGACCTGGCGCTTCACCCTGCGCCCGGACGCGCGGTTCCATTCCGGGCGCGCCTTCACCGCCGCCGACGTCCTGTGGACCTGGGAGCAGCATCTGACGCGCAAGCCGCAGCCCGGCTACAGCGCCTTCTACCTGCGCGGCGTCGAGGGGGCCGCGGCGCTGCAGCAGGGGACAGCGGCCGCGCTGACCGGCGTCACGATTCCCGACCCCCACACGCTCGTCGTGCGGCTGACCGAACCCGACGCGCTGTTCCCGCTCTACCCGTTCCTGTTCGTCGACCGCGGCATGGAGGCGGAGTTCGGACCGGCGTGGCACGAACGGGCGTCCGGCGGCACCGGGCCGTTCCGCCTCACGTCCTGGCGGCGCGGCGAGTCCGTGCGTCTGGAGGCCCATGCCGCCTATTGGGGCGGCGCCCCCGCCGTGGACGCGGTGGCGCTGGCGGTGCTGCCCGACATCAACACGCTGCTGGCGCGCTACGACGCCGGAGACCTCGACGTCGCGCCGCTTCCCGACAACGCCGTGCGCACCGTGGTCCGCCAGCCGCGCTACGACGGGCAGATCAAGGCCTTCGCCCGCGCGCAGGTCCGCCATCTCGCGCTGAACCAGGACCTGTACCCGCCCTTCCGCGACCGGCGCGTGCGCGAGGCGGTCGGCCTCGCGCTGGACCGGGTCGCCACGGTCAACGGACTCCACGCCGGGCGGGCGGAGTTGACGAACGGATTCGTCACGCCCGGCCTGGGTGGCTACCAGCCCGACGCGGTGCCGTTGCCCCCGACCGATCCGGGCCGGGCCAAGGCCCTGCTGGCGGAGGCCGGCCACGCCGGCGGACGCGGCCTGCCGCCGCTCCAGATCGCCGGTGGCCCCAACGTGCGCGAGGAGGCCACCTATTTCGCCGCCCAGTTGACCGCGGTGCTGGGAATTCCGGTCGGCGTGCGCATCCAGGAGCGGGCGGCCTTCGTGGCGGCGATCAACGAGGGGCGCGAGGCGCTGTTCATCAACGGCTGGACGGCGGATTTCCCCGATCCCATGGACCAGCTCGCCACCCAGTGGCACAGCGCCAGCCCGACCAACCGCATCCACTGGCGCAACGCGGACTTCGACCGGCTCGTGGAGCGGGCGCGCGGCCTCGCCGACCCCGCCGCACGCAACGCGCTCTACCGGGAGGCCGAAGCCCTGCTCCGGGACCAGGCCGTGGCGCTGCCGCTGCCGGTGCCGCAGTTCGTGGCGCTGGTGCGGCCGGGCGTGACCGGGGTGGTCATCCGGCCCGACGGCACGACCGACTACCACGCCGCCCGCTTGCCATGA